A DNA window from Ostrea edulis chromosome 5, xbOstEdul1.1, whole genome shotgun sequence contains the following coding sequences:
- the LOC125650401 gene encoding 5'-3' exonuclease PLD3-like has translation MDSNIQDKTPLDPDLVFGKAKPAVCRTVMFVVLITSTIGAVTAVLIYFLAANQHSHSSNGPTPVINPVCSDKCVLSLVESIPVGLTYEPGSPSHPSTFSGLMSLMKAAKKSIEIASFYWTMNGSDISFHDNSSLEGETVLNTLANAGHDRKIPIRIVQNQPKGPNKNTEYLAKYAGAEVRTLNFKQWFGSGIIHTKMWLIDREHFYVGSANLDWRSLTQVKELGAVVYNCSCLASDMSKIFDVYWYLGAPNSTIPSTWPASLDTSINNKTTLQIKFNDSEAATYLSSSPAPLCPLGRTSDIDAIVSVIDSAEKFVYVAVMDYFPTTQFPKHGEARRYWPVIDDALRRAAFDRSVNVSLLISYWNHTWKDMPKYLKSLAEMKSYYYPKIDINVKIFEVPAFTEDQRKIPFARVNHNKYMVTDKTAYIGTSNWSGDYFIDTGGVGLIVNQNKTQSDVRQQLEDIFLRDWYSNYSTNVWDFNFTKPHQFDYAHNEL, from the exons ATGGATTCAAATATCCAGGATAAAACACCCCTGGATCCAGATTTAGTGTTTGGGAAAGCTAAACCAGCGGTATGTCGAACTGTGATGTTTGTGGTGCTGATTACCTCTACAATAGGAGCTGTCACTGCTGTGCTTATATACTTTTTGGCAGCTAATCAACATAGCCACAGCAGCAATGGACCAACTCCTGTGATAAATCCAGTTTGCAGTGATAAATGTGT attgtCATTGGTGGAGAGTATACCAGTTGGACTGACCTATGAACCTGGTTCACCATCTCATCCCTCTACCTTCTCAGGGTTGATGAGTCTGATGAAAGCTGCTAAAAAAAGTATTGAAATTGCTTCTTTTTACTGGACCATGAATGGATCAGACATTTCTTTCCATGACAACTCCTCATTGGAG GGAGAAACAGTTTTAAATACTTTAGCAAATGCAGGCCATGACAGAAAAATTCCAATCAGAATCGTTCAAAATCAACCAAAGGGGCCCAACAAGAATACTGAATATCTAGCAAAATATG CTGGTGCAGAGGTGAGGACTCTGAACTTTAAGCAGTGGTTTGGATCTGGAATTATCCATACTAAGATGTGGCTAATTGACAGGGAGCATTTCTATGTTGGCAGTGCTAACCTGGACTGGAGATCATTGACACAG GTGAAGGAATTAGGAGCTGTCGTGTACAACTGTAGCTGTTTGGCATCAGACATGAGCAAGATATTTGATGTGTACTGGTACTTAGGAGCTCCCAATTCTACCATTCCCAGTACTTGGCCAGCAAGTTTAGACACTTctatcaacaacaaaacaactcTGCAGATTAAATTCAATGACTCGGAGGCAGCCACTTACTTATCG AGTTCTCCAGCCCCGCTGTGCCCATTAGGAAGAACTTCCGATATAGATGCCATTGTAAGTGTTATTGACAGTGCTGAGAAATTTGTTTACGTGGCTGTCATGGATTACTTCCCAACAACTCAGTTCCCGAAACATGGAGAAGCTAGGCG ATACTGGCCTGTGATTGATGATGCATTGAGAAGAGCAGCTTTTGATCGTTCCGTTAATGTGTCCCTCCTAATCAGCTACTGGAATCATACATGGAAAGATATGCCGAAATACCTCAAGTCACTGGCAGAAATGAAGAGCTATTATTACCCTAAGATTGATATTAATGTG aaaatcttcGAAGTGCCTGCTTTTACTGAGGATCAAAGGAAGATTCCCTTTGCTCGTGTTAATCATAATAAGTACATGGTGACAGATAAAACAGCCTATATAG GTACGTCCAACTGGTCGGGTGACTACTTCATTGACACTGGTGGGGTAGGATTGATTGTCAATCAGAACAAAACCCAGTCAGACGTCAGGCAGCAGCTGGAGGACATTTTCCTGAGGGACTGGTATTCTAACTACTCCACCAATGTATGGGACTTCAACTTCACCAAACCCCACCAGTTTGACTATGCTCATAATGAACTATGA
- the LOC125651000 gene encoding uncharacterized protein LOC125651000, whose translation MEKDYSIENENKPDTADVAVDDGENMSETKEGTLNPKEEKLHVVEKLIIQEAQSDDACSPTEVSNQEGNLLSPRRQPGDGEHQMEETPATLQNSGTADKEEAIEEEDDEGIDVSDGSELDGEGRIKLFERGLESEKKGKLKFALKCYMASLRGLKPHSNFPLLPQCLRNVADIFYRQEEYEKAIHFIQAEKIYYESALIDTTDIQKKLEDAQKDQELPSDVSEDTIRADEFEELARICLDKKQPQLALEYAGKATKIRQHILGHDHPVTINSLDFFTQVYAEAGADQYQDNLKRFESEGVDSNTSSVQSGILNMPEREPQSILRRRKPGERDTEKRVRFDESVISNEDEEQCAKVFLWILFAICGVVLLFLGVYLYCHVSMGSTCTSYKHQIKYMWDRTKYYYYHYTQSKLRKFV comes from the exons ATGGAGAAAGATTATtctattgaaaatgaaaacaagccTGATACTGCTGATGTAGCAGTGGATGATGGAGAAAACATGTCAGAAACAAAAGAAGGCACATTAAATCCAAAAGAGGAAAAGTTACATGTAGTCGAAAAGTTGATTATTCAAGAAGCACAATCTGATGATGCTTGTTCTCCTACAGAGGTTAGTAATCAGGAGGGAAATTTGTTGTCTCCGCGCCGGCAGCCAGGAGATGGTGAGCATCAAATGGAGGAGACGCCAGCCACACTACAAAACTCGGGGACCGCTGATAAAGAAGAGGCCATTGAGGAAGAAGATG ATGAAGGAATAGATGTATCAGATGGCAGTGAATTAGATGGAGAGGGGAGGATCAAGCTTTTTGAAAGGGGGCTAGAAAGTGAGAAGAAAGGGAAATTGAAATTTGCTCTGAAGTGTTATATGGCTAGTCTACGAGGACTCAAACCACACTCCAATTTTCCTTTACTGCCACAGTGTCTCAGAAAT GTTGCAGATATATTCTACAGACAAGAAGAAT ATGAAAAAGCCATTCACTTTATCCAAGCTGAGAAGATTTATTATGAGTCTGCATTAATTGACACCACAGACATACAGAAGAAGTTAG AGGACGCACAAAAGGACCAAGAACTTCCCTCCGATGTCAGCGAGGATACAATTCGAGCTGACGAATTCGAGGAGCTGGCCAGAATATGTCTGGACAAAAAGCA ACCACAACTGGCTTTGGAATATGCTGGAAAG GCCACAAAGATACGGCAACACATTCTAGGACACGACCACCCTGTTACTATAAATAGTCTAGACTTCTTCACACAAGTGTATGCAGAAGCAGGAGCTGACCAATATCAAG atAACCTGAAAAGATTTGAAAGTGAGGGTGTAGACTCCAATACTTCTAGTGTCCAATCAGGGATTCTCAATATGCCCGAGAGAGAACCCCAGTCCATACTCCGGAGAAGGAAACCTG gtGAAAGAGATACAGAGAAGAGAGTTCGATTTGATGAGTCTGTAATTAGTAATGAAGACG AGGAACAGTGCGCCAAGGTTTTTCTGTGGATCCTGTTTGCAATCTGTGGGGTTGTGCTGTTATTCCTGGGGGTGTACCTCTACTGTCATGTATCCATGGGGAGCACCTGCACCTCCTACAAACACCAGATCAAGTACATGTGGGACCGAACCAAGTACTATTACTACCACTACACACAGTCTAAACTCCGAAAGTTTGTCTGA